A genome region from Triticum aestivum cultivar Chinese Spring chromosome 2B, IWGSC CS RefSeq v2.1, whole genome shotgun sequence includes the following:
- the LOC123043973 gene encoding uncharacterized protein → MPPSPAGSTQTLTPQHVADSQPAMENLPDELLADILRSFPPRSLAVCRSVSKHWCAVVDARGLLLAVAHQVPCSLHGIYVNYAMMRRSGFFSRVAPRTTSPIDGMLSFLPGQLMRYRSVLDHRNGLLLYENSQGMYVCNPATRRWATLSEPPRTETSYSHLFFYRHRMYLMFDPTMSLHYNVLFFPDVPEKPKPPHLQPGESQISRADYEHERNSLGSMEWPPYIYPLQVFSSKTGRWEEKQFIREGDAAVTVSDVWLDALAPSSSRNSLQRHAVHWRASFYVHCDSGFIMRLSLEKQNYLVIKTPKLDTTGFGVDATGRETHLTTYGYLGKSKHGVYYTTLCGYTLQVWVLCKTLESCQTPEWELKHQANLTNLNLHHDQHLRG, encoded by the exons ATGCCGCCGTCGCCGGCAGGCAgtacccaaaccctaaccccacaGCACGTCGCCGATAGCCAGCCAGCAATGGAAAATCTCCCCGATGAATTGCTCGCGGACATCCTCCGCAGTTTTCCTCCACGGAGTCTCGCGGTGTGCCGGAGCGTCTCCAAGCACTGGTGCGCTGTCGTCGATGCCCGCGGGCTGCTCCTCGCGGTCGCGCATCAAGTTCCGTGCTCTCTGCACGGCATCTACGTTAACTACGCCATGATGCGAAGGTCCGGATTCTTCTCCCGCGTCGCTCCGCGGACTACTAGCCCAATCGATGGCATGCTCAGTTTCCTGCCTGGCCAGCTGATGCGCTATCGTAGCGTCCTGGACCACCGCAACGGTCTCCTCCTGTACGAAAACAGTCAGGGGATGTATGTGTGCAACCCAGCGACACGACGGTGGGCGACCCTGTCGGAGCCGCCGCGCACGGAAACTTCCTACAGCCACCTGTTTTTCTACCGCCATCGTATGTACCTAATGTTCGATCCAACTATGTCTCTGCACTACAATGTATTATTCTTCCCTGATGTGCCTGAGAAGCCAAAGCCACCCCATCTTCAACCTGGTGAGTCACAAATTTCAAGAGCAGATTACGAGCATGAGCGTAACTCTTTGGGATCAATGGAATGGCCACCATACATCTACCCACTGCAAGTGTTCTCGTCAAAAACTGGGCGGTGGGAAGAGAAACAATTTATTCGTGAAGGTGATGCAGCAGTTACTGTGTCGGATGTGTGGTTAGATGCATTGGCACCAAGTAGCAGCCGCAACTCGCTTCAACGACATGCAGTCCACTGGCGAGCTTCGTTTTATGTACATTGTGACTCTGGTTTCATCATGAG GTTGTCATTGGAAAAACAAAACTATCTAGTGATCAAAACCCCCAAACTAGATACCACTGGGTTTGGTGTCGATGCAACTGGGCGCGAGACACATCTTACGACATACGGGTATTTGGGTAAATCCAAGCATGGTGTCTATTACACCACTTTGTGTGGATACACACTTCAAGTGTGGGTATTGTGCAAAACATTAGAATCATGTCAAACACCGGAGTGGGAGCTGAAGCATCAAGCTAACCTTACAAATTTAAATCTACACCATGACCAACACTTAAGAGGATAA